A stretch of Syntrophaceae bacterium DNA encodes these proteins:
- a CDS encoding DUF4387 family protein, translating to MSYRILASKLGYSCPESSWEEAMKMKIDLIGADAGSMDPGPYYLGTGKSYMKPASLKRDFTLLLRAALRMNCPLLIGSLGLAGDEPHLAFMLELIREIFEEENARDLRVAVVDGHVDNGLLIGRIDELRPLGSMPALAEDDVRNSRLVAQMGIAPYITALDAGAQIVLCGRSCDVSIFAADPVRRGIDPGLAFQAAHILECGAIACDPGSASDYLIAEFRDDGSVVFIPPNPERKATVYSVAAHALYEESHPCLQYYPEGVLVMQRTEYFQDSDRTAGIRNAAFVHSPLTVKIEGSRKIGKRLVSFLPLKEEAALSRDPLLDRHLVYGLNAVERSRLLPGEQEIGILLKVNGSDGDGVEALSTVLKGFMLHFGYPGRITTAGNLAFPMSPSEVVFREADGTHTALVLAGTREPRFIEQRADIFRTILALAAEEYPAIYAGCTVDFIIAGPEHPLLFLETVAETAEEAARRHEEDLKQAEAYLDPGRPSFLRLEGADSYAWSVFHLWNNEKAIREHLFPIRLYEANGRDWTPIREMRPAYLPIGLTDYPGSLDDRSVDAIEPVAHSGEPVEYRPLLDMIQVLRSKDAGINTITYDVFFKSEEEYRQALRSNAFTKEAIAKTLGVPEDRIMGTFRADPCFAVKISRYRDRISGTPGSPDVFGAQQQMKIERMSVPIYR from the coding sequence ATGAGCTACCGCATCCTGGCATCCAAGTTGGGCTACAGCTGTCCCGAATCCTCCTGGGAAGAAGCCATGAAGATGAAGATCGACCTCATCGGGGCCGACGCGGGCTCCATGGACCCGGGCCCCTATTACCTGGGGACGGGGAAATCCTACATGAAGCCGGCCTCCCTGAAGCGGGACTTCACACTGCTCCTCCGGGCCGCCCTCCGGATGAACTGCCCGCTCCTCATCGGCAGCCTCGGCCTCGCCGGCGACGAGCCCCACCTGGCCTTCATGCTGGAGCTCATCCGGGAGATCTTCGAGGAGGAGAACGCGAGGGACCTCCGGGTGGCCGTCGTGGACGGGCATGTGGACAACGGTCTTCTGATCGGCCGCATCGACGAGCTGCGGCCCCTGGGGTCCATGCCGGCGCTGGCCGAAGACGATGTCCGGAACAGCCGGCTGGTCGCCCAGATGGGCATCGCCCCGTACATCACCGCCCTCGACGCGGGGGCACAGATCGTTCTCTGCGGCCGCTCCTGCGACGTGTCCATCTTCGCCGCGGACCCGGTCCGGCGCGGGATCGACCCGGGCCTGGCCTTCCAGGCGGCCCACATCCTGGAATGCGGCGCCATCGCCTGCGATCCCGGCTCGGCCAGCGACTACCTGATCGCGGAGTTCCGGGACGACGGGAGCGTCGTATTCATCCCCCCGAACCCGGAGCGGAAGGCCACGGTCTATTCCGTCGCCGCCCACGCGCTCTACGAAGAGAGCCACCCCTGCCTGCAGTATTACCCCGAGGGCGTCCTGGTCATGCAGCGAACGGAGTATTTCCAGGACAGCGACCGGACCGCCGGGATCCGGAACGCCGCTTTCGTACACAGCCCGCTGACCGTCAAGATCGAGGGCAGCCGGAAGATCGGCAAAAGGCTGGTCTCTTTCCTGCCCCTGAAAGAGGAAGCCGCCCTCTCCCGCGATCCCCTCCTCGACCGGCACCTTGTCTACGGCCTGAACGCCGTGGAGCGAAGCCGCCTCCTCCCGGGAGAACAGGAGATCGGCATCCTGCTCAAGGTCAACGGCTCCGACGGGGACGGCGTGGAGGCGCTCTCCACGGTCCTGAAGGGCTTCATGCTGCACTTTGGGTATCCCGGCCGCATCACGACGGCGGGCAACCTGGCGTTCCCCATGTCACCCAGCGAGGTCGTATTCCGGGAAGCGGACGGCACCCATACCGCTCTCGTCCTGGCCGGGACGAGGGAGCCCCGTTTCATCGAACAAAGGGCAGATATCTTCCGGACGATCCTGGCCCTCGCCGCTGAGGAGTATCCGGCCATCTACGCCGGATGCACCGTCGATTTCATCATCGCCGGCCCGGAGCATCCCTTGCTGTTCCTGGAGACCGTGGCGGAGACCGCCGAGGAAGCCGCAAGGCGGCACGAAGAGGACCTGAAGCAGGCGGAGGCATACCTCGATCCGGGCCGTCCGTCCTTTCTCCGCCTGGAAGGAGCCGACAGCTATGCCTGGAGCGTCTTTCACCTCTGGAACAACGAGAAGGCGATCCGGGAACACCTGTTTCCGATCCGGCTGTACGAGGCAAACGGTCGGGACTGGACTCCGATCCGGGAGATGCGGCCCGCGTATTTGCCGATCGGCCTCACGGACTATCCCGGCAGCCTGGACGACCGCAGCGTGGACGCCATCGAGCCGGTGGCGCACTCGGGAGAGCCCGTCGAATACCGGCCGCTCCTCGACATGATCCAGGTCCTGCGCTCCAAGGATGCGGGGATCAACACGATCACCTACGACGTCTTTTTCAAGTCGGAGGAGGAGTACCGGCAGGCCCTCCGATCGAACGCCTTCACGAAGGAGGCGATCGCGAAAACGCTCGGCGTGCCGGAAGACCGCATCATGGGGACGTTCCGCGCCGACCCGTGCTTCGCCGTCAAGATCTCCCGCTACCGGGACCGGATTTCCGGCACCCCCGGCAGCCCGGACGTCTTCGGCGCCCAGCAGCAGATGAAGATCGAGCGGATGAGCGTGCCGATCTACCGGTAG
- the hydF gene encoding [FeFe] hydrogenase H-cluster maturation GTPase HydF: protein MDTTPKGNRLHVALFGRTNVGKSSLLNYLLGQDVAITSPVAGTTTDVVEKAAELLPLGPVLFLDTAGLDDATELAAKRLEKTRRILDRADAILLVTEAEDWTEFEENLLNEAKERKIPVIPVVNKTDLRAPSEAFLTSLREKAGRVLAVSSTDGAGREAALEAVKRHLLETAPDHFLEPPPLVGDLLPPGGLAVLVVPIDLQAPKGRLILPQVQTIRDALDSDAAALMVKERELAAMLARLVRPPDLVVTDSQAILKVSGDTPASVPLTTFSILMARQKGDLATAAAGVAAIERLRPGDPVLIAEACSHHPLQDDIGRVKIPRWLRQYVGGELAVDVSAGRDYPEDLSRYRLVIHCGACMLNRREMLSRLHKAREAGVPVTNYGLAISYTQGVIRRVLTPFPSALLAYERAAAAGTGLGRKS, encoded by the coding sequence ATGGACACCACCCCCAAGGGAAACCGCCTCCACGTGGCCCTCTTCGGCCGCACGAACGTAGGCAAGTCGAGCCTCCTCAATTACCTGCTGGGCCAGGACGTGGCCATCACCTCCCCCGTGGCGGGGACGACAACGGACGTGGTGGAGAAGGCGGCGGAGCTTTTGCCCCTGGGCCCCGTCCTGTTCCTGGACACGGCGGGCCTGGACGACGCCACGGAACTGGCGGCCAAAAGGCTGGAGAAGACCCGGCGGATCCTCGACCGGGCCGATGCAATCCTCCTTGTGACGGAGGCGGAAGACTGGACGGAGTTCGAGGAGAACCTTCTGAATGAAGCGAAGGAACGAAAAATCCCCGTCATCCCGGTTGTGAACAAGACGGACCTTCGCGCACCGTCGGAGGCGTTCCTCACCTCGCTCCGGGAGAAGGCCGGGCGGGTCCTGGCCGTCTCCAGCACGGACGGGGCGGGCCGGGAAGCGGCCCTGGAGGCGGTGAAGCGGCACCTTCTGGAGACGGCGCCGGATCACTTCCTGGAGCCACCGCCCCTGGTGGGAGACCTCCTGCCCCCGGGCGGCCTGGCCGTGCTGGTGGTGCCCATCGATCTCCAGGCCCCCAAGGGACGCCTGATCCTGCCGCAGGTCCAGACCATCCGCGACGCCTTGGACAGTGACGCCGCGGCCCTGATGGTGAAGGAGCGGGAGCTGGCGGCCATGCTGGCCCGCCTGGTTCGCCCGCCCGACCTGGTGGTGACGGACTCCCAGGCGATCCTCAAGGTCTCCGGCGACACGCCGGCATCGGTCCCCCTGACGACCTTCTCCATCCTGATGGCGCGGCAGAAAGGCGACCTGGCCACGGCCGCCGCCGGGGTCGCCGCCATCGAGCGCCTCCGCCCGGGGGACCCGGTCCTCATCGCCGAGGCCTGCTCCCACCATCCCCTGCAGGACGACATCGGCCGGGTGAAGATCCCCCGCTGGCTGCGGCAGTACGTCGGCGGCGAGCTGGCGGTGGACGTCTCGGCGGGAAGGGATTATCCGGAGGATCTCTCCCGGTACCGGCTCGTCATCCACTGCGGCGCCTGCATGCTCAACCGCCGGGAGATGCTGAGCCGCCTCCACAAGGCCCGCGAGGCCGGCGTTCCCGTCACAAACTACGGCCTGGCCATCTCCTACACCCAGGGGGTCATCCGCCGGGTCCTGACGCCCTTCCCCTCGGCACTCCTGGCCTACGAGCGGGCCGCGGCGGCCGGAACAGGCCTGGGCCGGAAAAGCTGA
- a CDS encoding aspartate ammonia-lyase — MNSTRFEKDLLGELEIPADAYWGIHTHRAVRNFPLSGRTVNVGLIRAYALVKKACCRANAELGYLDAERARAVEQACDEVAGGVLDGQFPVDALQGGAGTSTNMNLNEVLANRAIEILEGRRGDYALVHPLEHVNLHQSTNDTYPTAVKIAGIFGLRGLSRGAADLQGAFQEKEKAFGAIVKVGRTELQEAVPMTLGAEFAAFAEAISRDRWRTFKGEERLRVVNLGGTAVGTGLAAPRDYIFLVIEKLREATGMGLSRGENLTGETAFADPLVEVSGILKAHAANLVKIAGDLRLLNLLGEIRLPDLQAGSSIMPGKVNPVLAEAAIQAGLKVFANDAIVSDALSRGTGQISEFLPLAADAFLESLDLLEKADTLLAGHVRGVEADEEACRRAFDRSPMLVTALVPHLGYERATELIREYRELERQGLSESRTMRTFLEEKLGKEMIDRILSPWSLTALGYRKEK, encoded by the coding sequence ATGAACTCGACGCGCTTCGAAAAAGACCTCCTCGGCGAACTGGAGATCCCGGCGGACGCATACTGGGGAATCCACACCCACCGGGCGGTCCGCAACTTTCCCCTCTCCGGGAGGACCGTCAACGTCGGGCTGATCCGGGCCTATGCCCTGGTCAAGAAGGCCTGTTGCCGGGCCAATGCCGAACTGGGTTACCTGGATGCGGAGAGGGCCCGGGCCGTCGAGCAGGCCTGCGATGAAGTCGCGGGGGGCGTGCTCGACGGCCAGTTCCCCGTGGACGCCCTCCAGGGCGGTGCAGGCACGTCCACGAACATGAACCTGAACGAAGTCCTGGCCAACCGGGCCATCGAGATCCTGGAGGGACGGAGAGGCGACTACGCCCTCGTCCACCCCCTGGAGCACGTCAATCTCCACCAGTCCACGAACGACACCTACCCCACGGCCGTGAAGATCGCCGGGATCTTTGGACTGCGGGGACTCAGCCGGGGAGCGGCAGACCTCCAGGGGGCTTTCCAGGAGAAGGAAAAGGCCTTCGGCGCCATCGTCAAGGTCGGACGGACGGAGCTGCAGGAGGCGGTGCCCATGACGCTGGGGGCGGAGTTCGCCGCTTTCGCCGAGGCGATCTCCCGGGACCGCTGGCGCACCTTCAAGGGGGAAGAGCGGCTCCGAGTGGTCAACCTCGGCGGAACGGCCGTGGGAACGGGGCTCGCGGCCCCGCGGGACTACATCTTCCTGGTCATCGAGAAGCTCCGGGAGGCGACGGGGATGGGCCTCTCCCGGGGAGAGAACCTGACGGGCGAGACGGCCTTCGCCGATCCCCTCGTGGAGGTATCGGGCATCCTCAAGGCCCACGCGGCCAACCTCGTCAAGATCGCCGGGGATCTGCGCCTCCTCAACCTTCTCGGAGAGATCCGCCTGCCGGACCTCCAGGCGGGTTCGTCCATCATGCCGGGCAAGGTGAATCCAGTCCTTGCGGAGGCGGCGATCCAGGCGGGACTCAAGGTCTTCGCCAACGACGCGATCGTCTCCGACGCCCTGAGCCGGGGCACCGGCCAGATCAGCGAATTCCTGCCCCTGGCGGCGGACGCCTTCCTCGAGTCGCTGGACCTCCTGGAGAAGGCCGACACGCTTCTGGCGGGGCACGTCCGGGGCGTTGAAGCGGACGAAGAGGCCTGCCGGAGAGCCTTCGACCGGAGTCCCATGCTGGTGACGGCCCTGGTGCCCCACCTGGGATACGAGCGGGCCACGGAACTGATCCGGGAATACCGAGAACTGGAAAGGCAGGGCCTTTCGGAGAGCCGGACGATGCGAACCTTCCTGGAAGAAAAACTGGGAAAAGAGATGATCGACCGGATCCTGTCACCCTGGTCGCTCACCGCCCTGGGATACCGGAAAGAGAAGTGA